A window of Theropithecus gelada isolate Dixy chromosome 14, Tgel_1.0, whole genome shotgun sequence contains these coding sequences:
- the CCDC90B gene encoding coiled-coil domain-containing protein 90B, mitochondrial isoform X3, which translates to MVTQAQQEITVQQLMAHLDSIRKDMVILEKSEFANLRAENEKMKIELDQVKQQLMHETSRIRADNKLDINLERSRVTDMFTDQEKQLMETTTEFTKKDTQTKSIISETSNKIDAEIASLKTLMESNKLETIRYLAASVFTCLAIALGFYRFWK; encoded by the exons ATGGTCACTCAAGCTCAACAG gaAATAACAGTACAACAGCTAATGGCTCATTTGGATTCTATCAGGAAAGACATGGTCATCCTAGAGAAAAGTGAATTCGCAAATCTGAGAGCAGAGAATGAG aaaatgaaaattgaattaGACCAAGTTAAGCAACAACTAATG catGAAACCAGTCGAATCAGAGCAGATAATAAACTGGATATCAACCTAGAAAGGAGCAGAGTAACAGATATG TTTACAGATCAAGAAAAGCAACTTATGGAAACAACTACAGAATTTACAAAAAAG GATACTCAAACCAAAAGTATTATTTCAGAGACCAGTAATAAAATTGACGCTGAAATTGCGTCCTTGAAAACACTGATGGAGTCTAACAAACTTGAGACAATTCGTTATCTTGCAG CTTCGGTGTTTACTTGCCTGGCAATAGCATTGGGATTTTATAGATTCTGGAAGTAG
- the CCDC90B gene encoding coiled-coil domain-containing protein 90B, mitochondrial isoform X2 encodes MHWFRTWKLMEITVQQLMAHLDSIRKDMVILEKSEFANLRAENEKMKIELDQVKQQLMHETSRIRADNKLDINLERSRVTDMFTDQEKQLMETTTEFTKKDTQTKSIISETSNKIDAEIASLKTLMESNKLETIRYLAASVFTCLAIALGFYRFWK; translated from the exons ATGCATTGGTTCAGGACTTGGAAACTCATG gaAATAACAGTACAACAGCTAATGGCTCATTTGGATTCTATCAGGAAAGACATGGTCATCCTAGAGAAAAGTGAATTCGCAAATCTGAGAGCAGAGAATGAG aaaatgaaaattgaattaGACCAAGTTAAGCAACAACTAATG catGAAACCAGTCGAATCAGAGCAGATAATAAACTGGATATCAACCTAGAAAGGAGCAGAGTAACAGATATG TTTACAGATCAAGAAAAGCAACTTATGGAAACAACTACAGAATTTACAAAAAAG GATACTCAAACCAAAAGTATTATTTCAGAGACCAGTAATAAAATTGACGCTGAAATTGCGTCCTTGAAAACACTGATGGAGTCTAACAAACTTGAGACAATTCGTTATCTTGCAG CTTCGGTGTTTACTTGCCTGGCAATAGCATTGGGATTTTATAGATTCTGGAAGTAG